In the Afipia sp. GAS231 genome, CTCGATTGCGTCCCCGGAAAAGATTCTGTCCTGGTCCTACGGCGAGATCAAGAAGCCGGAGACCATCAACTACCGCACCTTCAAGCCGGAGCGCGACGGCCTGTTCTGCGCCCGCATCTTCGGGCCGATCAAGGACTACGAGTGCCTGTGCGGCAAGTACAAGCGGATGAAGTACAAGGGCATCATCTGCGAAAAGTGCTCGGTCGAAGTGACGCTGTCGCGCGTTCGTCGCGAGCGCATGGGCCATATCGAACTGGCCGCGCCGGTCGCGCACATCTGGTTCCTGAAGTCGCTGCCGTCGCGCATCGGCCTCTTGCTCGACATGACGCTGAAGGATCTCGAGCGGATTCTCTATTTTGAATACTACGTCGTGCTGGAGCCGGGTCTGACCGCGCTGAAGGACCGTCAGCTCCTGTCGGAAGACGAGTATCTGAAGGCGCAGGACGAATACGGCCAGGACAGCTTCACCGCCATGATCGGCGCCGAGGCGATCCGCGAGCTGTTGAAGGGACTGGAGCTCGAAAAGCTCGAGGCGTCGCTGCGCGTCGAGATGCAGGAGACCGAGTCCGACATCAAGCACAAGAAGCTCGCCAAGCGCCTGAAGATCGTCGAAGCGTTCCGCTATTCCGGCAACAAGCCGGAGTGGATGATCCTGACCGTGGTGCCGGTGATTCCGCCGGACCTGCGTCCGCTGGTGCCGCTCGACGGCGGCCGCTTTGCGACCTCCGACCTCAACGACCTCTACCGCCGCGTCATCAACCGCAACAACCGCCTGAAGCGGCTGATGGAGCTGCGCGCGCCGGACATCATCATCCGCAACGAAAAGCGCATGCTGCAGGAGGCCGTCGACGCACTGTTCGACAACGGCCGCCGCGGCCGCGTCATCACCGGCGCCAACAAGCGTCCGCTGAAGTCGCTGGCCGACATGCTCAAGGGCAAGCAGGGCCGCTTCCGGCAGAACCTGCTCGGCAAGCGCGTCGACTATTCGGGCCGTTCGGTGATCGTGGTCGGTCCCGAACTGCGGCTGCATCAGTGCGGCCTGCCGAAGAAGATGGCGCTCGAACTGTTCAAGCCGTTCATCTATTCGCGGCTCGACGCCAAGGGTCTGTCGACCACGGTGAAGCAGGCGAAGAAGCTCGTTGAAAAAGAACGTCCCGAGGTCTGGGACATTCTCGACGAGGTGATCCGCGAGCATCCCGTGCTGCTGAATCGCGCGCCGACGCTGCATCGCCTCGGCATTCAGGCGTTCGAGCCAGTGCTTATCGAAGGCAAGGCGATCCAGCTGCATCCGCTGGTTTGCGCCGCGTTCAACGCCGACTTCGACGGCGACCAGATGGCCGTGCACGTTCCGCTGTCGCTGGAAGCGCAGCTGGAAGCGCGCGTTCTGATGATGTCGACCAACAACATCCTGCATCCCGCGAACGGTCAGCCGATCATCGTGCCGTCGCAGGACATCGTGCTCGGCCTCTATTACGTGTCGATCATGCGCGAAGGCCTGCCCGGCGAGGGCAAGATCTTCGGCGAGATGGCCGAACTCGAGCATGCCCTGCATTCGAAGGTCATCCACCTCCACACCAAGATCAAGTACCGTTGGAACGGCATGGACGAGACCGGCAAGATCTCGCGCCGCTGGATCGAAACCACCGCGGGCCGCGTCATGCTCGGCAACCTGCTGCCGAGCTCGACCAAGATTTCGTACGACATCATCAACAAGCTGATGACCAAGCGCGAAATCTCCGGCGTGATCGACCAGGTCTACCGTCACTGCGGTCAGAAGGAGACGGTGATCTTCTGCGACCGCATCATGGCGCTCGGCTTCTACAACGCGTTCAAGGCCGGCATCTCGTTCGGCAAGGACGACATGGTCGTGCCGCACTCGAAGTGGAAGATCGTCGACACTACCCGTACGCTGGCGAAGGATTTCGAGCAGCAGTACAACGACGGTCTGATCACCCATGGCGAGAAGTACAACAAGGTGGTCGACGCCTGGTCGAAGGCGACGGAAGAAATCGCCAAGGAGATGATGAAGGAAATCTCCTCGACCAAGAAGACGCCGAAGGGCGCCGACGCCGACATCAACTCGATCTACATGATGGCGCATTCCGGTGCGCGCGGTTCGCCGGCGCAGATGCGCCAGCTCGCCGGCATGCGCGGCCTGATGGCCAAGCCGTCGGGTGAGATCATCGAAACGCCGATCATTTCCAACTTCAAGGAAGGTCTGTCGGTGCTCGAATACTTCAACTCGACCCACGGCGCCCGCAAGGGCCTCGCGGACACCGCGTTGAAGACCGCGAACTCGGGCTACCTGACCCGCCGTCTGGTCGACGTGGCGCAGGACTGCATCATCACGCAGGACGATTGCGGCACCAAGCTCGGCATCAAGATGCGCGCCATCATCGATGCCGGCACGGTGGTTGCGTCGCTGGCGTCGCGTATTCTCGGCCGTACCAACGGCGAGGACCTGCGCGATCCGGTGACCAACAAGGTCGTGGTCAAGCGCGGCACGCTGATGGAAGAGACGCATGTCGACGCCATCCAGCAGGCCGGCATCCAGGAAGTGAAGATCCGTTCGGCCCTGACCTGCGAACTGGTCAACGGCATCTGCGGCAAGTGCTACGGCCGCGATCTGGCCCGCGGCACCCCGGTCAACCACGGTGAAGCGGTCGGCGTCATCGCCGCCCAGTCGATCGGTGAGCCCGGCACGCAGCTGACGATGCGCACGTTCCACATCGGTGGCGCGGCGCAGATCAACGAGCAGTCGTTCATCGAGTCGAACTTCGACGGCAAGGTGATCATCCGCAACAAGGCCATCGCCAAGAACAGCGAAGGCCACATGGTCGCGATGGTCCGCAACATGGTGATTGCGATCAGCGATGCGGACGGCACCGAGCGTGCGACCCACCGCATTCAGTACGGCGCGCGCATGCACGTCGACGAAGGCGATATGGTCAAGCGCGGCCAGCGTATCGCGGAATGGGATCCGTACAGCCGTCCGGTGCTGACCGAAGTCGAAGGCGTCATCGGGTTCGAGGACCTGGTCGAAGGGCAGTCGATCTCGGAAACGCTCGACGAATCCACCGGCATCGCCAAGCGCGTCGTCATCGACTGGCGCGCGTCGCGCGGTGGCGGGGACCTGCGTCCCGCGATCGTGATCAAGGGCAAGGATGGCAAGGTGCTGAAGCTCGCCCGTGGCGGCGATGCCCGGTACATGCTGTCGGTCGACGCCATTCTGTCGGTTGATACCGGCGCGAAGGTGAAGTCCGGCGACATCCTGGCGCGTATCTCCACCGAGAGCGCCAAGACCCGCGACATCACCGGCGGTCTGCCGCGTGTTGCCGAACTGTTCGAGGCCCGCAAGCCAAAGGACGCGGCGATCATCGCGGAAATCGCCGGCACCATCCGCTTCGGCCGCGACTACAAGAACAAGCGCCGCATCTCGATCGAGCCGCTGGACAAGACCGAGGAGACCAGGGAGTACCTGATCCCGAAGGGCAAGCACATCCATCTGCAGGACGGCGACATCGTCGAAAAGGGCGATTTCATCGTCGAAGGCAATCCGGCGCCGCACGACATTCTGGCGATCAAGGGCATCGAGGAACTCGCTGCCTATCTGGTCAACGAAATCCAGGAGGTCTATCGGCTGCAGGGCGTGCTCATCAACGACAAGCACATCGAGGTGATTGTCCGTCAGATGCTGCAGAAGGTCGAAGTCACCGACCAGGGCGAGACCGACATGATCTCGGGCGAGCAGGTCGACAAGATCGAGTTCGACGTGATCAACGCGAAGGCCAAGGAAGAGGGCAAGAAGCCCGCCACGGGAACGCCGGTTCTGCTCGGCATCACCAAGGCGAGCCTGCAGACCCGCTCGTTCTTCTCGGCGGCCTCGTTCCAGGAGACCACCCGCGTGCTCACCGAAGCCGCCGTCAACGGCAAGGTGGACCCGCTGGAAGGCCTCAAGGAGAACGTCATTGTCGGCCGGCTGATCCCGGCGGGAACCGGTGCCTCGATGGCGAAGATCCGCGAAGTCGCGGTCAAGCGCGACAAGCTGATTCTCGACGAACGCGAGAAGCAAGCGACGATCGTGCCGACCGCTCCGGAAGCCGAACCGCTGGCGCTGCCGCCTGCCGAATAGGCATCGCGAATATATGCTTTGAAAAGAAAAAGGCCGGCGAAAGCCGGCCTTTTTGCTGCTTTGTTTCATTGCTGCGATGCAGGGACCTGCTTTGTTCATCTTCCCTTCAGAGTGAAAAGCGCTTTTGCTAAGGTGACTTAGACCGGGCGCTTCGCGGCGCGGCCGAACGACTTACGGAACACATATGCTCGACCTTGCAATCGTTGGCGGCGGCCCCGGGGGGCTGATGAGCGCCTGGTACCTGAAGAAGAAGCTTGGCGACCTCTGCCGCATCACGATCTACGAGGCGTCGAACCGCGTCGGCGGCAAGATCGTGACGCGCAAGTTTGATTCCGCGCCGGCGATGTACGAGGCCGGCGTCGCCGAGATCT is a window encoding:
- the rpoC gene encoding DNA-directed RNA polymerase subunit beta', whose amino-acid sequence is MNQEIMNLFNPTTPAQVFDQIRISIASPEKILSWSYGEIKKPETINYRTFKPERDGLFCARIFGPIKDYECLCGKYKRMKYKGIICEKCSVEVTLSRVRRERMGHIELAAPVAHIWFLKSLPSRIGLLLDMTLKDLERILYFEYYVVLEPGLTALKDRQLLSEDEYLKAQDEYGQDSFTAMIGAEAIRELLKGLELEKLEASLRVEMQETESDIKHKKLAKRLKIVEAFRYSGNKPEWMILTVVPVIPPDLRPLVPLDGGRFATSDLNDLYRRVINRNNRLKRLMELRAPDIIIRNEKRMLQEAVDALFDNGRRGRVITGANKRPLKSLADMLKGKQGRFRQNLLGKRVDYSGRSVIVVGPELRLHQCGLPKKMALELFKPFIYSRLDAKGLSTTVKQAKKLVEKERPEVWDILDEVIREHPVLLNRAPTLHRLGIQAFEPVLIEGKAIQLHPLVCAAFNADFDGDQMAVHVPLSLEAQLEARVLMMSTNNILHPANGQPIIVPSQDIVLGLYYVSIMREGLPGEGKIFGEMAELEHALHSKVIHLHTKIKYRWNGMDETGKISRRWIETTAGRVMLGNLLPSSTKISYDIINKLMTKREISGVIDQVYRHCGQKETVIFCDRIMALGFYNAFKAGISFGKDDMVVPHSKWKIVDTTRTLAKDFEQQYNDGLITHGEKYNKVVDAWSKATEEIAKEMMKEISSTKKTPKGADADINSIYMMAHSGARGSPAQMRQLAGMRGLMAKPSGEIIETPIISNFKEGLSVLEYFNSTHGARKGLADTALKTANSGYLTRRLVDVAQDCIITQDDCGTKLGIKMRAIIDAGTVVASLASRILGRTNGEDLRDPVTNKVVVKRGTLMEETHVDAIQQAGIQEVKIRSALTCELVNGICGKCYGRDLARGTPVNHGEAVGVIAAQSIGEPGTQLTMRTFHIGGAAQINEQSFIESNFDGKVIIRNKAIAKNSEGHMVAMVRNMVIAISDADGTERATHRIQYGARMHVDEGDMVKRGQRIAEWDPYSRPVLTEVEGVIGFEDLVEGQSISETLDESTGIAKRVVIDWRASRGGGDLRPAIVIKGKDGKVLKLARGGDARYMLSVDAILSVDTGAKVKSGDILARISTESAKTRDITGGLPRVAELFEARKPKDAAIIAEIAGTIRFGRDYKNKRRISIEPLDKTEETREYLIPKGKHIHLQDGDIVEKGDFIVEGNPAPHDILAIKGIEELAAYLVNEIQEVYRLQGVLINDKHIEVIVRQMLQKVEVTDQGETDMISGEQVDKIEFDVINAKAKEEGKKPATGTPVLLGITKASLQTRSFFSAASFQETTRVLTEAAVNGKVDPLEGLKENVIVGRLIPAGTGASMAKIREVAVKRDKLILDEREKQATIVPTAPEAEPLALPPAE